One Methanoculleus sp. 7T genomic window carries:
- a CDS encoding lipopolysaccharide biosynthesis protein, whose translation MAVALPKNFSEIRQHLKEPLIRNSFFIMASSFVAAGFGFFFWMIAARLYSQADVGIATALMSSMGLLILISRLGLDQSVIRFFPQRDKNKVLGTAILVPTAVALGAGLVFVALVDVISPELVVVRTIAPLYLAFLGAYSITWVLEGAFNALRKSEYYFVLNLLYGSRILFLFPLVFLGAMGIFSSFGFSFVLGLFLALALLARCSIRPEIGVDRAFLREAWQFSAGAYIAGILMAAPNMVIPIMVLHVLGAESTANYYITYAIVSILFMIPYAFTTSLFVEGSHGGEMKKSVLRTLASMFALLIPAIIGLSLFGEQILNLIGKDYVEGLVLLRVLALSAIFVSICQTFISIAKVRNDIRSLLIISGFVSVALLGLGYTLMHRFGLIGMGYAWFATYAAGTLLTGVILKKKGWV comes from the coding sequence ATGGCAGTAGCGTTACCCAAAAACTTCAGTGAGATCAGGCAGCACTTGAAAGAGCCGCTTATCAGGAATTCGTTCTTCATCATGGCGTCGTCGTTCGTCGCAGCGGGCTTTGGGTTCTTCTTCTGGATGATTGCGGCCCGGCTCTACTCGCAGGCGGATGTGGGTATTGCAACCGCCTTGATGTCGTCCATGGGGCTTCTCATCCTTATCTCCCGACTCGGTCTCGACCAGTCGGTGATCCGGTTCTTTCCTCAGCGCGACAAGAACAAGGTGCTCGGAACCGCCATCCTCGTGCCGACGGCGGTGGCGCTCGGCGCAGGGTTGGTCTTCGTCGCTTTGGTGGACGTCATATCTCCGGAACTCGTCGTCGTCCGGACAATCGCCCCGCTCTACCTCGCCTTCCTCGGAGCCTACTCGATCACCTGGGTCCTTGAAGGTGCGTTCAACGCTCTCCGGAAGTCCGAGTACTACTTTGTCCTGAACCTGCTCTACGGTTCGAGGATCCTCTTTCTCTTTCCCTTGGTCTTCCTCGGAGCGATGGGTATCTTCAGTTCCTTTGGTTTCTCGTTCGTCCTCGGGCTCTTCCTCGCGCTCGCCCTCCTCGCCCGGTGCTCCATACGGCCGGAAATAGGTGTGGATCGGGCCTTCCTGCGGGAAGCATGGCAGTTCTCCGCCGGTGCCTACATCGCCGGGATACTGATGGCAGCCCCGAATATGGTCATCCCGATCATGGTGCTCCATGTGCTTGGAGCGGAGAGCACCGCCAACTACTACATCACCTACGCAATCGTCTCGATCCTCTTCATGATCCCGTATGCGTTCACGACCTCTCTCTTCGTCGAGGGCAGCCACGGAGGTGAGATGAAGAAGAGCGTGCTCCGGACGCTTGCGAGCATGTTCGCCCTGCTCATACCCGCAATCATCGGGCTCTCGCTCTTCGGGGAGCAGATCCTCAATCTGATCGGCAAGGACTACGTCGAGGGGCTGGTCCTGCTCCGGGTGCTTGCGCTATCGGCCATATTCGTCTCCATCTGCCAGACGTTCATATCCATTGCGAAGGTCAGGAACGACATCCGAAGCCTTCTTATCATCAGCGGGTTTGTCAGCGTTGCCCTGCTCGGACTCGGCTACACCTTGATGCATCGGTTCGGCCTCATCGGTATGGGGTATGCGTGGTTTGCCACGTATGCGGCCGGCACGCTCCTGACCGGCGTGATTCTGAAGAAGAAAGGGTGGGTATGA
- a CDS encoding glycosyltransferase, with amino-acid sequence MKILQVTPFFKPLWESGGVARVAYDISRNLHENGHEITVYTTNRSIYPNDLPTNRPTGVDGMNVYYFENLRKYVPSVTPPVMPYRMPAIARKEIAQFDVIHIHDHRTLLTVIASHYARKYGIPYVLQAHGALPQDTGSTRMKRLFDLLWSKKVILGAAGVIALNETEAERYRELGVDEGRIAIVPNGIDFAEYPDLPARGRFRAKWGIDDATKVVLYLGRLDPTKGIDLLIRSFAKVAGEFDDAVLMLVGGDMGHNEEFRQRVRSLDLDDRVIFTGFVSKEDKMAAFTDADVFVTPSFTGFPVTFLEACLCGTPIVTTGRGDLLGWVDGAVGFNTEYTPEALADAIGRLLADDALRAKFGEQAKELVRTRYNWRAIVHDIEAFYAKVADNGASVGSPSGV; translated from the coding sequence ATGAAGATTTTACAGGTGACCCCATTCTTCAAGCCGCTCTGGGAGTCGGGAGGGGTTGCGCGGGTTGCATACGACATCTCCCGGAACCTGCACGAGAACGGGCACGAGATCACGGTTTATACGACAAACCGCAGCATTTACCCAAATGACCTGCCGACGAACCGTCCGACGGGCGTCGACGGGATGAACGTCTACTACTTTGAGAATTTACGTAAATATGTCCCGAGCGTGACCCCTCCGGTGATGCCCTACCGCATGCCGGCGATCGCGAGGAAGGAGATTGCGCAGTTCGATGTAATCCATATCCACGACCACCGTACCCTGCTCACCGTTATCGCCTCGCACTACGCAAGAAAGTACGGCATACCGTATGTGCTCCAGGCCCACGGAGCGCTCCCCCAGGATACGGGCTCTACGCGGATGAAGCGGTTGTTCGACCTGCTCTGGTCAAAGAAGGTGATCCTCGGTGCCGCCGGGGTGATCGCGCTCAACGAGACTGAGGCGGAACGCTACCGCGAGTTGGGCGTCGATGAAGGGCGGATCGCGATCGTCCCGAACGGCATTGACTTCGCCGAGTACCCCGACCTCCCGGCCCGCGGCAGGTTCCGGGCGAAGTGGGGCATCGACGACGCCACGAAGGTCGTGCTCTACCTCGGGCGGCTCGACCCGACGAAGGGGATCGACCTCCTGATCCGTTCGTTTGCAAAGGTCGCAGGGGAGTTCGACGACGCTGTTCTCATGCTGGTGGGTGGGGACATGGGCCATAACGAGGAGTTCAGGCAGCGGGTCAGGTCGCTCGACCTCGACGACCGGGTGATCTTCACCGGGTTCGTGAGCAAGGAGGACAAGATGGCCGCGTTCACCGACGCCGACGTCTTCGTCACGCCGAGTTTCACCGGCTTTCCCGTCACGTTCCTTGAGGCATGCCTCTGCGGAACGCCCATCGTGACGACGGGCCGGGGGGACTTGCTCGGGTGGGTCGACGGTGCCGTCGGGTTCAATACCGAGTACACGCCGGAGGCACTCGCCGATGCGATCGGGCGCCTGCTCGCCGACGACGCCTTACGGGCCAAGTTCGGCGAGCAGGCGAAGGAACTCGTCCGGACTAGATACAACTGGCGGGCGATCGTCCATGATATTGAGGCTTTTTATGCAAAGGTTGCGGATAACGGGGCAAGCGTGGGCTCGCCGTCGGGAGTCTGA
- a CDS encoding right-handed parallel beta-helix repeat-containing protein, which produces MTDRRNILRLAAVLLACCLIPAFTPVSAAESATPATLSVAASDSTELSKTQADYVCDGVNDQEEIQAALAALPEGGTVVLSDGTFNCAGVIAPAAGTTLSGQGPDATFLEFTHDGRLHVDQEYITLDGFHIKGTGYSSGVKWLGVMTVRASHAKIHNIAGTADASIQAVYLLIHDPAVYAKTLEDIEFINCSVKDTGTYGFLHNAWGSSNKVIKDVRYENCQAINCGKYGAFNPWITGFDFAELNDIEGLRVKDCLAEGNLESGFHFEFDPKKVDCVLENCVSRNNGQKPYPTRPYQQSDMSTHYFGCGYYAPNADVTFTNCVSEGNSLYGFYATNGGKLYNCVDKDVGAGKTDYTHRKPASYYSIPSRSANPALVLENCSSIDSHGYGLQVDLAKNVQIKNFQLVNPAGINGKGASLGGTNGQFSDSSVEIVASGDQVDTLVWAKNNQNVQYTGEVTSDSARAFLVEGGQNVQTAGMNVAPAGQ; this is translated from the coding sequence ATGACAGACAGGCGAAATATACTAAGACTGGCTGCAGTACTTCTGGCGTGCTGCCTTATTCCGGCATTCACTCCGGTAAGTGCGGCGGAGTCTGCAACTCCGGCCACGCTCAGCGTGGCTGCAAGCGATAGCACCGAACTGTCGAAGACCCAGGCAGACTATGTCTGTGACGGCGTCAATGACCAAGAAGAGATCCAGGCAGCGCTTGCCGCACTGCCGGAGGGCGGTACGGTCGTCCTCTCCGACGGTACGTTCAACTGTGCCGGGGTCATCGCGCCGGCGGCAGGCACGACGCTCTCCGGCCAGGGTCCGGATGCGACGTTCCTTGAGTTTACTCATGACGGGCGGCTTCACGTCGATCAGGAGTACATCACGCTTGACGGGTTCCACATCAAGGGGACCGGCTACAGCAGCGGCGTCAAGTGGCTCGGTGTCATGACCGTCCGTGCGAGCCACGCTAAGATCCACAACATTGCGGGGACTGCAGATGCAAGTATCCAGGCGGTCTACCTTCTGATCCACGACCCTGCGGTGTACGCGAAGACGCTTGAGGATATCGAGTTCATCAACTGCTCCGTCAAAGACACCGGGACGTACGGGTTCCTCCACAACGCCTGGGGGTCGTCGAACAAGGTGATCAAGGATGTTCGCTACGAGAACTGCCAAGCGATCAACTGCGGCAAGTACGGAGCGTTCAACCCCTGGATCACCGGGTTCGACTTTGCGGAGTTAAACGACATCGAGGGGCTCCGGGTGAAGGACTGCCTCGCTGAAGGCAACCTTGAGTCCGGGTTCCACTTCGAGTTCGACCCGAAGAAGGTGGACTGCGTCCTTGAGAACTGTGTGAGCCGGAACAACGGGCAGAAACCCTACCCGACGCGGCCCTACCAGCAGAGTGACATGTCGACCCACTACTTCGGGTGCGGCTACTACGCCCCGAACGCAGACGTGACGTTCACGAACTGCGTCTCGGAGGGCAACTCGCTGTATGGGTTCTACGCCACCAACGGCGGCAAACTCTACAACTGTGTCGATAAGGATGTCGGCGCCGGGAAGACCGACTACACCCACCGGAAGCCCGCCTCCTACTACAGCATCCCGAGCCGCTCGGCCAACCCCGCCCTCGTGCTTGAGAACTGTTCGAGCATCGACTCCCACGGCTACGGCCTCCAGGTCGATCTCGCCAAGAACGTCCAGATCAAGAACTTCCAACTGGTCAACCCGGCCGGAATCAACGGCAAAGGTGCAAGCCTCGGCGGCACGAACGGTCAGTTCAGCGACTCGTCGGTCGAGATCGTCGCCTCCGGCGACCAGGTTGACACGCTGGTCTGGGCGAAGAACAACCAGAACGTTCAGTACACGGGAGAGGTCACCTCCGACTCCGCTCGGGCGTTCCTGGTTGAAGGCGGCCAGAACGTTCAGACTGCAGGCATGAATGTCGCGCCTGCCGGCCAGTAA
- a CDS encoding DUF2206 domain-containing protein: MHLLNPLQMNDWDNKTFFWVFQAFQLAFIGVVCLGLIGYHVPIAREALAFLYLTFLPGVLVLKALRLHGLGTIETVLYSVGLSLAVLMLTGLAANIVYPLLGYARPFSFEILFLTIVAVVQVLLYLALTRDRGHAAPAPVVTGFSVPPAAPFLMLLPFIAIIGTYVRNEYHMVTFLFLLLILIALVGLAVGFDRLIPASCYPLAVYSIALALLYHTSLISGYVWGYDIHHELHLVKSVLIPGLWDMTIPYNTNGMLSVVALVPIYSLICDLDPVWVFKIIYPLLFALVPLGLYRAVEKQTNAKIGFFSMFFFVSFFTFYTEMISLARQQIAEIFLTLTILAMIDKSMDRKRRAFLMVAFGFAMIVSHYGLSYIYLFSLVPAWLLLVGLERLHAWLPERLTGRLGFLKPDLLAPSGTGGNMPHRTLVLPYILVFAVIAYFWYSTVAEGTAFATIAGIGDKIANTLFAEAFNPSTAQGMHILTSQSITPLHSLAKVVHIATQGLIAVGLLATLLKRERWRIEPEYLAVSLVFLLINVAGIIVPFFASSLNTSRLYHITLIFLAPFAIIGGIALYEAVTEKIRAVRAAPLMGTAYQALSAFFVVFLLFNTGLIYQVVDDSPTSLALETTQDKPVFNGQEVQGAKWLIAEGSRRPIYVDGTRWWLLLGFDPDHQRYLPMNASLMEPNSYLYFGTYNAVRESVRIEIQEHAVTTAGYTDAGRFVGDRHKIYDNAGSVVYYR, from the coding sequence ATGCACCTGCTCAATCCGCTTCAGATGAATGACTGGGATAACAAAACGTTTTTCTGGGTCTTCCAGGCGTTCCAACTCGCTTTCATCGGGGTAGTCTGCCTCGGCCTCATCGGATACCACGTACCGATCGCAAGAGAGGCTCTGGCATTCCTCTATCTCACCTTTCTGCCCGGGGTCCTCGTGCTGAAGGCACTCAGGCTCCACGGCCTCGGCACGATCGAGACGGTCCTCTACTCAGTCGGGCTGAGCCTTGCGGTCCTCATGCTCACCGGCCTCGCCGCCAACATCGTCTACCCGCTGCTCGGGTATGCACGGCCGTTCTCGTTTGAGATCCTCTTTCTCACGATCGTTGCCGTCGTGCAGGTCCTGCTCTACCTCGCCCTCACCAGGGACCGGGGGCATGCCGCTCCGGCCCCCGTGGTCACAGGCTTCTCCGTCCCTCCCGCAGCCCCGTTTCTGATGCTGCTCCCGTTCATTGCGATCATCGGGACGTACGTGCGCAACGAGTACCACATGGTTACGTTCCTCTTCCTGCTGCTCATCCTGATCGCCCTCGTCGGCCTCGCCGTCGGTTTCGACCGGCTCATCCCGGCATCCTGCTATCCGCTGGCGGTCTACTCCATCGCGCTCGCGCTCCTCTACCACACCTCGCTGATATCGGGGTACGTCTGGGGCTACGACATCCATCACGAGCTTCACCTCGTGAAAAGCGTGCTGATCCCGGGGCTTTGGGACATGACCATCCCGTACAACACCAACGGAATGCTCTCCGTCGTTGCGCTCGTCCCCATCTACTCGCTCATCTGCGATCTGGACCCCGTCTGGGTCTTCAAGATCATCTATCCCCTCCTCTTTGCGCTCGTGCCCCTCGGACTCTACCGTGCGGTCGAGAAACAGACGAACGCGAAGATCGGGTTTTTCTCGATGTTCTTCTTCGTCTCGTTCTTCACCTTCTACACCGAGATGATCTCTCTCGCCCGCCAGCAGATCGCCGAGATCTTTCTTACGCTGACGATCCTTGCGATGATCGACAAGTCCATGGACCGCAAGCGGCGGGCGTTTCTCATGGTCGCCTTCGGCTTTGCCATGATCGTCTCACACTACGGACTGTCGTACATCTACCTCTTCTCGCTCGTTCCGGCATGGCTGCTGCTGGTCGGTCTTGAACGCCTGCATGCTTGGCTGCCGGAAAGGCTCACGGGAAGGCTGGGATTCCTGAAGCCAGACCTGCTCGCTCCGTCGGGAACCGGCGGGAACATGCCGCATCGGACGCTCGTCCTTCCCTACATCCTCGTCTTTGCCGTCATCGCCTACTTCTGGTACTCGACGGTAGCCGAAGGCACGGCGTTTGCCACCATCGCAGGCATCGGAGATAAAATCGCAAACACCCTCTTTGCAGAGGCCTTCAACCCATCAACCGCCCAGGGCATGCACATCCTCACCAGCCAGTCCATCACGCCCCTGCACAGCCTGGCAAAAGTCGTCCATATCGCCACCCAGGGGCTCATCGCCGTCGGGCTGCTCGCAACCCTTCTCAAGCGCGAGCGGTGGCGCATCGAACCCGAGTACCTCGCCGTCTCGCTCGTCTTCCTTCTCATCAACGTAGCAGGCATAATTGTCCCATTCTTCGCAAGTTCGCTCAATACCAGCCGCCTCTACCACATCACCCTGATCTTTCTTGCCCCGTTCGCGATCATCGGCGGCATAGCGCTCTACGAAGCCGTTACGGAAAAGATACGGGCCGTCAGAGCCGCTCCCCTCATGGGAACGGCATACCAGGCGCTGTCGGCGTTCTTCGTCGTGTTCCTCCTCTTCAACACCGGGCTCATCTACCAAGTCGTAGACGACAGCCCGACGTCGCTGGCACTCGAGACCACCCAAGACAAGCCGGTCTTCAACGGCCAAGAGGTGCAAGGGGCGAAATGGCTCATCGCCGAAGGGAGCAGACGTCCCATCTACGTCGACGGAACACGCTGGTGGCTCCTGTTAGGGTTCGATCCCGACCACCAGCGCTATCTCCCGATGAACGCGTCGCTGATGGAGCCGAACTCATACCTCTACTTCGGCACGTACAACGCCGTAAGAGAGAGCGTCCGAATCGAGATACAGGAGCACGCGGTCACGACGGCGGGCTACACCGATGCCGGGCGGTTCGTCGGGGATCGGCATAAGATCTACGACAATGCCGGCTCCGTCGTCTACTATCGGTGA
- a CDS encoding glycosyltransferase family 4 protein, with protein MRVACLTFWFYDYTIQMANELARHTDVLLLLPDYKSEEYLDTIDGKVKVHIFGYSGHAGRLGPSCYPMLREIVAAIDEFEPDVVHFQVNNPLLCPLLLMLRKYPLVATFHDIEPHPGEDRLLDIGSLLYRLTLLMSRVLPDRIFVHGRALKEVLIEKYRIPEQKVRVIPIGEHEVTPFIKFEQEGLEPDGPRVLFFGRIHRYKGLECLIRAEPLITQEVPDVRIVIAGTGEDFGRYEEMMAGRDAFEVYNYRIPYEEGARLFQQASVVVLPYIEASQSGVIPTAYGFKRPVVVTDVGSLPEVVDDGKTGYIVPPRDPAALADAVARLLKDPAACRRMGEQGYVKLKTDMAWPTIARSLLAVYSELAPAPERGESPAGEAFAETAPIADKEQ; from the coding sequence ATGCGAGTGGCATGCCTGACCTTCTGGTTCTACGATTACACGATTCAGATGGCAAACGAACTTGCCCGGCATACCGACGTGCTGTTGCTGCTTCCCGACTATAAATCGGAGGAGTATCTGGATACCATCGACGGGAAGGTAAAGGTCCACATCTTCGGCTACTCCGGGCATGCCGGGAGGCTCGGGCCGTCGTGCTACCCCATGCTTCGGGAGATCGTCGCTGCAATCGATGAGTTCGAGCCGGATGTCGTCCACTTTCAAGTAAACAACCCCCTGCTCTGCCCCCTCCTCCTCATGCTCAGGAAGTACCCGCTCGTGGCGACGTTCCATGATATCGAGCCGCATCCCGGTGAGGACCGCCTCCTCGATATCGGCTCCCTGCTCTACCGGCTCACGCTGCTCATGTCGCGGGTCCTGCCGGACAGGATCTTCGTGCACGGGAGAGCGCTCAAGGAGGTCCTGATAGAGAAGTATCGCATCCCAGAACAAAAAGTTCGTGTCATCCCGATCGGCGAGCATGAGGTGACGCCGTTTATAAAGTTCGAGCAGGAGGGTTTGGAGCCTGACGGCCCTCGAGTGCTCTTCTTCGGCCGCATCCATCGCTACAAGGGGCTCGAATGCCTGATCCGGGCGGAACCCCTCATCACCCAAGAGGTCCCGGACGTCAGGATCGTCATCGCCGGGACGGGAGAAGATTTCGGCAGGTACGAGGAGATGATGGCAGGCCGGGATGCATTCGAGGTCTACAACTATAGGATTCCCTATGAAGAGGGCGCCAGGCTCTTCCAGCAGGCAAGCGTCGTCGTGCTCCCGTACATCGAAGCGTCCCAGAGCGGCGTCATACCGACCGCATACGGGTTCAAAAGGCCGGTAGTGGTCACGGACGTAGGGAGCCTGCCCGAGGTCGTGGACGACGGCAAGACCGGATACATCGTGCCGCCCCGCGACCCCGCCGCGCTCGCCGACGCGGTCGCAAGGCTGCTGAAGGATCCGGCGGCGTGTCGACGCATGGGAGAGCAAGGCTACGTAAAACTGAAGACGGACATGGCTTGGCCCACGATCGCAAGGTCACTCTTGGCCGTCTACAGTGAACTGGCGCCCGCTCCGGAGAGGGGGGAGTCACCGGCAGGCGAGGCCTTCGCCGAAACGGCGCCCATCGCCGATAAAGAACAATGA